One window from the genome of Salvia splendens isolate huo1 chromosome 9, SspV2, whole genome shotgun sequence encodes:
- the LOC121749722 gene encoding stomatal closure-related actin-binding protein 1-like isoform X1: MTRLTHDYSYATQKDAVSPVSTDVFFASSRFPHYKIGANNQIVEVKEDAEMSSMKDMVARETALLLEQQKRLSVRDLASKFEKGLAAAAKLSDEARLKEAVSLEKHVLLKKLRDTLEALRGRVAGSNKDDVEEAIAMVEALAVHLTQREGELIQEKAEVKKLATFLKQASNDAKKLVDEERAFALAEIENARKAVQRVEEALQEHERMSRASGKQDLDELMKEVQEARRIKMLHQPSRVMDMEHELRALRIQLAEKSKHSLQLQKELAITRKGDKKTPHLYDIDGTEALGSILFIYQCSDSAPELSECAIQWYRLMPENGKKELISGATKSVYAPEPCDVGRMLQAEISANDQTTTVATSGPVDPAAGLGSYVEALVRRHDTEFNVVVIQMNGADHDSHAIHVLHIGKMRMKLCRAKTTLVKEYYSNSMQLCGARGGGNAAAQAVYWQAKAGDSLVLAFESERERNAAIMLARRFAFDCNITLAGPDAGA; the protein is encoded by the exons ATGACGAGGTTAACCCATGATTATAGCTATGCAACGCAAAAGGATGCAGTCTCTCCAGTTTCTACTGATGTGTTTTTTGCCTCAAGTCGCTTTCCACATTATAAAATTGGTGCCAACAATCAAATCGTAGAGGTGAAAGAAGACGCTGAGATGTCCTCTATGAAAGACATGGTTGCACGGGAAACTGCCCTGTTGCTGGAGCAGCAGAAACGCCTCTCAGTGCGCGACCTTGCTAGCAAATTTGAGAAGGGTTTGGCTGCTGCTGCAAAGCTATCTGATGAG GCAAGGCTCAAAGAGGCAGTCTCACTAGAGAAGCATGTGCTTCTAAAGAAACTCAGGGACACACTTGAAGCACTGAGAGGGCGCGTAGCTGGCTCAAACAAAGATGATGTGGAAGAAGCTATAGCTATG GTTGAAGCTTTAGCAGTTCATTTAACTCAGAGAGAAGGAGAGCTCATTCAAGAGAAGGCAGAAGTGAAAAAGCTTGCAACTTTTTTGAAACAG gCTTCTAACGATGCTAAGAAACTTGTTGATGAAGAGAGAGCTTTTGCACTGGCTGAAATTGAGAATGCTAGAAAAGCAGTCCAGCGAGTAGAAGAGGCTCTTCAGGAACATGAGCGAATGTCACGAGCTTCAGGAAAACAG GACTTGGATGAATTGATGAAGGAGGTTCAAGAAGCTAGACGAATAAAAATGCTACATCAACCTAGTAGG GTCATGGATATGGAACATGAACTTCGAGCATTGAGGATCCAACTTGCTGAAAAGTCAAAGCATTCACTACAGCTACAGAAGGag CTCGCAATAACCAGGAAGGGCGATAAAAAAACACCCCATTTGTATGACATAGATGGCACTGAGGCATTAGGttcaattttgtttatatatcaATGTTCTGATAGTGCTCCAGAACTTTCTGAATGTGCAATTCAATGGTATCGTTTAATGCCTGAGAATGGCAAGAAGGAGCTTATATCAG GAGCTACCAAATCTGTATATGCTCCCGAGCCTTGTGATGTTGGACGAATGCTTCAAGCTGAAATTTCGGCTAATGATCAAACAACTACAGTAGCAACCTCAGGACCTGTCGATCCAG CAGCAGGATTGGGGAGCTATGTAGAAGCACTTGTGCGAAGGCATGACACTGAGTTCAAT GTAGTCGTCATCCAGATGAATGGGGCAGATCATGACTCGCACGCCATCCATGTACTGCATATCGGTAAGATGAGAATGAAACTTTGCCGAGCCAAGACAACACTCGTAAAGGAATACTATTCCAATTCAATGCAG CTATGTGGAGCTAGAGGCGGAGGGAATGCTGCAGCCCAGGCCGTATACTGGCAGGCGAAAGCAGGAGATTCCCTCGTATTAGCATTTGAATCGGAGAGAGAAAGAAACGCAGCTATCATGCTTGCAAGAAGATTTGCATTTGACTGTAAT ATTACGCTAGCTGGGCCGGATGCAGGAGCTTGA
- the LOC121749722 gene encoding stomatal closure-related actin-binding protein 1-like isoform X2 — translation MTRLTHDYSYATQKDAVSPVSTDVFFASSRFPHYKIGANNQIVEVKEDAEMSSMKDMVARETALLLEQQKRLSVRDLASKFEKGLAAAAKLSDEARLKEAVSLEKHVLLKKLRDTLEALRGRVAGSNKDDVEEAIAMVEALAVHLTQREGELIQEKAEVKKLATFLKQASNDAKKLVDEERAFALAEIENARKAVQRVEEALQEHERMSRASGKQDLDELMKEVQEARRIKMLHQPSRVMDMEHELRALRIQLAEKSKHSLQLQKELAITRKGDKKTPHLYDIDGTEALGSILFIYQCSDSAPELSECAIQWYRLMPENGKKELISGATKSVYAPEPCDVGRMLQAEISANDQTTTVATSGPVDPAGLGSYVEALVRRHDTEFNVVVIQMNGADHDSHAIHVLHIGKMRMKLCRAKTTLVKEYYSNSMQLCGARGGGNAAAQAVYWQAKAGDSLVLAFESERERNAAIMLARRFAFDCNITLAGPDAGA, via the exons ATGACGAGGTTAACCCATGATTATAGCTATGCAACGCAAAAGGATGCAGTCTCTCCAGTTTCTACTGATGTGTTTTTTGCCTCAAGTCGCTTTCCACATTATAAAATTGGTGCCAACAATCAAATCGTAGAGGTGAAAGAAGACGCTGAGATGTCCTCTATGAAAGACATGGTTGCACGGGAAACTGCCCTGTTGCTGGAGCAGCAGAAACGCCTCTCAGTGCGCGACCTTGCTAGCAAATTTGAGAAGGGTTTGGCTGCTGCTGCAAAGCTATCTGATGAG GCAAGGCTCAAAGAGGCAGTCTCACTAGAGAAGCATGTGCTTCTAAAGAAACTCAGGGACACACTTGAAGCACTGAGAGGGCGCGTAGCTGGCTCAAACAAAGATGATGTGGAAGAAGCTATAGCTATG GTTGAAGCTTTAGCAGTTCATTTAACTCAGAGAGAAGGAGAGCTCATTCAAGAGAAGGCAGAAGTGAAAAAGCTTGCAACTTTTTTGAAACAG gCTTCTAACGATGCTAAGAAACTTGTTGATGAAGAGAGAGCTTTTGCACTGGCTGAAATTGAGAATGCTAGAAAAGCAGTCCAGCGAGTAGAAGAGGCTCTTCAGGAACATGAGCGAATGTCACGAGCTTCAGGAAAACAG GACTTGGATGAATTGATGAAGGAGGTTCAAGAAGCTAGACGAATAAAAATGCTACATCAACCTAGTAGG GTCATGGATATGGAACATGAACTTCGAGCATTGAGGATCCAACTTGCTGAAAAGTCAAAGCATTCACTACAGCTACAGAAGGag CTCGCAATAACCAGGAAGGGCGATAAAAAAACACCCCATTTGTATGACATAGATGGCACTGAGGCATTAGGttcaattttgtttatatatcaATGTTCTGATAGTGCTCCAGAACTTTCTGAATGTGCAATTCAATGGTATCGTTTAATGCCTGAGAATGGCAAGAAGGAGCTTATATCAG GAGCTACCAAATCTGTATATGCTCCCGAGCCTTGTGATGTTGGACGAATGCTTCAAGCTGAAATTTCGGCTAATGATCAAACAACTACAGTAGCAACCTCAGGACCTGTCGATCCAG CAGGATTGGGGAGCTATGTAGAAGCACTTGTGCGAAGGCATGACACTGAGTTCAAT GTAGTCGTCATCCAGATGAATGGGGCAGATCATGACTCGCACGCCATCCATGTACTGCATATCGGTAAGATGAGAATGAAACTTTGCCGAGCCAAGACAACACTCGTAAAGGAATACTATTCCAATTCAATGCAG CTATGTGGAGCTAGAGGCGGAGGGAATGCTGCAGCCCAGGCCGTATACTGGCAGGCGAAAGCAGGAGATTCCCTCGTATTAGCATTTGAATCGGAGAGAGAAAGAAACGCAGCTATCATGCTTGCAAGAAGATTTGCATTTGACTGTAAT ATTACGCTAGCTGGGCCGGATGCAGGAGCTTGA